One window of Flavobacteriales bacterium genomic DNA carries:
- a CDS encoding T9SS type A sorting domain-containing protein, whose protein sequence is MFLSTMNGRWTGAKWLLGCLLFVVTPRCEAQNLIPNPSFEEVDTCPHIPPVTGFGPGSRPTHWFSASDTPDYFNACVDSGTSVPHNIFGYQQPKEGQAYVGHATYLEGDYREMFSVALLSPLVVGQTYYASMFLNSSQGGNQQGDIGCNKVGMLFTTTPYHWTQGMADFPLGDFAQVYSQAVVADTLNWDLVSGSFVADSAYQYVVIGNHFRNALTDTLPVGPYMGGVAYHFVDQVCVSAEPGTCPLATSVVTGEEPRLIIGPNPCHENLAVLLPYTDNWSLAVYDMMGRLVIKEHVHAGSSTQIRTVELSTGEYLMRVTGSREARSLQFVKM, encoded by the coding sequence ATGTTTCTCTCAACAATGAACGGCAGGTGGACCGGAGCAAAATGGCTCTTGGGCTGCCTGTTGTTTGTTGTTACTCCGCGCTGTGAAGCGCAGAATTTAATCCCGAACCCCAGTTTCGAAGAGGTGGATACGTGCCCACATATTCCACCCGTCACAGGATTTGGTCCAGGGTCCAGGCCAACACACTGGTTCAGTGCAAGCGACACCCCGGATTACTTCAATGCTTGCGTGGATTCGGGTACTTCCGTTCCGCATAACATCTTTGGCTACCAACAACCCAAAGAAGGACAAGCCTATGTCGGTCATGCGACTTATCTGGAGGGAGACTATCGAGAAATGTTCTCGGTGGCGCTCTTGAGTCCGTTGGTCGTGGGGCAGACGTATTACGCGAGCATGTTCCTGAACTCGTCACAGGGAGGGAACCAACAGGGTGATATTGGCTGCAACAAGGTGGGGATGTTGTTCACCACCACCCCATACCATTGGACACAGGGAATGGCTGACTTTCCGTTAGGCGATTTTGCCCAAGTGTACAGCCAGGCAGTAGTGGCGGATACTTTGAATTGGGACTTGGTCAGCGGCAGTTTCGTGGCGGATAGCGCCTATCAGTATGTGGTGATCGGCAATCACTTCCGGAACGCACTTACGGATACGCTACCCGTTGGGCCATACATGGGCGGTGTGGCCTATCACTTCGTTGATCAGGTGTGCGTATCTGCCGAACCCGGAACTTGTCCATTGGCCACTTCGGTTGTTACAGGGGAAGAACCTCGGCTGATCATTGGCCCGAACCCTTGTCATGAAAACCTCGCTGTTCTACTCCCTTACACGGACAATTGGTCCTTGGCGGTTTATGACATGATGGGGCGGCTTGTGATCAAGGAGCATGTGCATGCAGGTTCATCAACCCAAATACGGACGGTTGAGCTTTCAACGGGTGAATACTTAATGCGGGTCACAGGGTCGAGAGAAGCACGGTCACTTCAGTTCGTGAAGATGTGA